A window from Gammaproteobacteria bacterium encodes these proteins:
- a CDS encoding DedA family protein, whose product MMELLGLFVASFLAATLLPGGSEAVLLMLLAQSPELLYSLVFVASLGNTLGSLTSYGVGYLGRVKLAQAQFNSRSAKLIERFGVWALLLSWLPLIGDLLCVLAGYFKLRFWPSVLLISLGKTARYSILAFVYLRL is encoded by the coding sequence ATCATGGAGCTACTCGGTTTATTTGTCGCCAGTTTTTTAGCGGCAACGTTATTGCCCGGTGGTTCAGAAGCGGTATTGTTGATGCTGCTAGCCCAATCGCCAGAGCTATTATATAGTTTAGTTTTTGTCGCCAGTTTAGGAAATACCCTTGGTTCTTTAACCAGTTATGGGGTCGGTTATTTAGGCCGAGTTAAATTAGCTCAAGCTCAGTTTAATTCACGTTCTGCCAAGCTGATTGAACGTTTTGGTGTTTGGGCGTTGTTATTAAGTTGGTTGCCGTTAATTGGTGACCTATTATGTGTTTTAGCGGGTTACTTTAAACTCAGGTTCTGGCCCAGTGTGTTGCTTATTAGCCTAGGTAAAACCGCCCGCTATAGTATATTGGCTTTTGTTTATTTACGACTGTAG
- a CDS encoding glutamate--cysteine ligase — MSALKSPQYAPVFTGIQRGIEREALRIDDNGRLSLTPHQSALGSALTHESITTDYSESLLEFITPVSQDIDQLVGHLRDVHSYTLNNIDGELLWPLSMPCVIAKEADIPIAQYGQSNVGQMKTIYREGLRNRYGSLMQIIAGVHFNFSFSDQAWPLLQQFCDDKTDEADFRSSSYFSLIRNFHRLGWVIPYMFGASPALCGSFLQDNTPYKFEKLGKGTYYLPFGTSLRLSDLGYTNSEQDNLSICYNNIDNYLESVKVAIATPSQKFAEIGIKTDGKYSQLNCNVLQIENELYAPIRPKRVAKSGQKPSEALAEQGVEYIEVRSLDLNPFSDIGITKTQIRFLDLFLVHCLLWQDSSMTQEQRQQTADNLNRVILEGRAPGLMLTDDQGEISLTAWMERLFDALGSIAQLFDHHLGGTQYQQCLAELSPMINDPQATYSGQLMALLQEKNLDNTPFGIAQAKMFKTQLNEAAFGTISYQTLEQQAVDSIVKQRELEQQDTLSIDQFLSDYFAK, encoded by the coding sequence ATTTCAGCGCTAAAGTCGCCTCAGTATGCGCCGGTTTTTACTGGTATTCAGCGCGGTATTGAGCGTGAAGCACTTAGGATTGACGATAATGGTCGGTTGTCTTTAACACCGCACCAAAGTGCCTTAGGCAGTGCGCTGACTCATGAATCTATTACCACCGATTATTCTGAGTCTTTACTGGAATTTATTACGCCAGTTAGTCAAGACATTGATCAACTGGTTGGGCATTTACGAGACGTTCATAGCTATACCCTAAATAATATCGATGGTGAGTTATTGTGGCCATTAAGCATGCCTTGTGTGATAGCCAAAGAAGCTGATATTCCGATTGCGCAATATGGTCAGTCTAATGTTGGGCAAATGAAGACTATTTACCGTGAAGGTTTGCGTAACCGTTACGGTAGCCTGATGCAAATTATTGCCGGGGTACATTTTAATTTTTCATTTTCTGATCAAGCATGGCCACTGCTGCAGCAATTTTGTGATGATAAAACTGACGAGGCTGATTTTCGGTCGAGCAGTTACTTTTCATTAATTAGAAATTTCCATCGCTTAGGCTGGGTTATTCCTTATATGTTTGGCGCCTCGCCAGCATTGTGTGGCTCTTTTTTACAAGATAACACTCCGTATAAATTTGAAAAACTAGGCAAAGGCACTTATTACTTGCCCTTTGGCACCAGCTTGCGTTTAAGTGATTTAGGTTATACCAATAGTGAGCAAGACAATTTATCGATTTGTTATAACAACATTGATAACTATCTTGAGTCAGTGAAAGTTGCCATTGCTACGCCGTCACAAAAGTTTGCCGAAATTGGGATTAAGACAGATGGTAAATATAGCCAGCTTAACTGCAATGTCTTGCAAATAGAAAATGAGCTATACGCACCTATCCGTCCCAAGCGTGTGGCAAAGTCAGGTCAAAAACCTTCTGAAGCCTTAGCTGAACAAGGTGTTGAATACATTGAAGTGAGATCATTAGATCTTAATCCATTTTCAGATATTGGCATTACCAAGACTCAAATTCGTTTTCTAGATCTATTTTTGGTTCATTGCTTGTTATGGCAAGACAGTTCGATGACACAAGAACAACGCCAACAAACTGCAGACAACCTTAATCGGGTAATTTTAGAAGGGCGAGCGCCCGGATTAATGTTAACTGATGATCAAGGTGAAATATCTTTAACTGCATGGATGGAGCGCTTATTTGATGCGTTGGGTTCAATTGCGCAATTGTTTGACCATCACCTTGGCGGCACGCAGTATCAGCAATGTTTGGCCGAGCTATCGCCGATGATCAACGATCCGCAAGCGACTTACTCAGGCCAGTTAATGGCGCTGCTTCAGGAAAAAAATCTTGATAATACGCCATTTGGCATCGCTCAAGCTAAGATGTTTAAGACGCAGTTAAACGAAGCGGCCTTTGGTACGATTAGCTATCAGACGCTAGAGCAACAGGCTGTTGACTCAATCGTTAAACAGCGAGAATTAGAACAACAAGATACGTTAAGTATTGATCAGTTTCTTAGCGATTACTTTGCCAAGTAA
- a CDS encoding RecQ family ATP-dependent DNA helicase produces MSHSSEQLLSQYFGFSTFRPGQEQVVNAILQGHSAAAIFPTGSGKSLCYQLPATQLPHLTLVVSPLLALIQDQLAFIKSKGISAASIDSTLSREEVNDVMQGVREGQIKILMISVERFNNERFRQFLARIPISLLVVDEAHCISEWGHNFRPDYLKLPHYRQQFDIAQTLLLTATATPKVISDMGRKFAIAPANITLTGFYRPNLNLAVQGVSSDQKIARLEHWLGQHQGQSGIVYVTLQQTAEQVAAQLSQRGISAQAYHAGMPSDQRQHIQAQFMQDDIKIIVATIAFGMGIDKSNIRFVAHYDLPKSIENYAQEIGRAGRDGASSQCLVLANNDNINVLENFVYGDTPEPQAIKYVLAQIAQHSSAQSSQQSEQWEVIDHSLSSAANIRLLSLKTLLVYLEILGVIKPLYNYFAEYKYKQLVAQPQIVDQFKGERADFVRAIFDSADKKKLWATVNFDTLNSQYASERSRVVSALDYMDQQGLIELQTKQLTQVYQVLESNFDLEQLAAKLAKRFIDKETSEIDRIHQLLAFFASDSCLSQQLCHYFADSRLTQACGHCSTCAGLVAQLPPAPELPPLAQLNFSQLTQAISDKLGEQVSAVLLARFLCGLPTPIFTRLRARSLTGFAQLERYRFAEVKEWVATQFNSKG; encoded by the coding sequence ATGTCACACTCATCAGAACAATTATTGTCGCAATATTTCGGTTTTAGTACCTTTCGTCCCGGTCAGGAGCAAGTGGTTAACGCGATACTGCAAGGGCATAGTGCCGCGGCGATATTCCCGACGGGTTCAGGCAAGTCTTTATGTTATCAATTGCCAGCGACTCAACTGCCGCATTTAACCTTAGTGGTTTCACCTTTGTTGGCGCTGATCCAAGATCAGCTCGCGTTTATTAAAAGCAAAGGCATTAGTGCAGCCAGCATTGATTCAACACTTTCGCGCGAAGAGGTCAATGACGTAATGCAGGGAGTACGTGAGGGCCAAATCAAAATTTTAATGATTTCGGTTGAGCGGTTTAACAATGAACGTTTTCGTCAATTTTTGGCCCGGATCCCTATTTCGTTATTAGTGGTCGACGAAGCGCATTGTATTTCAGAATGGGGCCATAATTTTCGGCCTGACTATTTGAAATTACCTCACTATCGCCAACAATTTGATATTGCGCAAACCTTGTTATTAACGGCAACAGCGACCCCGAAAGTCATCAGTGACATGGGACGTAAGTTTGCGATTGCGCCAGCCAATATTACGCTCACTGGTTTTTACCGACCCAACCTTAATTTAGCGGTACAAGGTGTCAGTAGTGACCAAAAAATAGCTAGGCTTGAGCATTGGCTGGGCCAACATCAAGGGCAATCGGGCATTGTTTACGTGACGTTGCAACAAACAGCAGAGCAGGTCGCCGCGCAGTTATCACAGCGTGGTATCAGCGCTCAGGCATATCATGCGGGCATGCCCAGTGACCAGCGCCAGCATATTCAAGCGCAATTTATGCAGGACGACATTAAAATCATTGTCGCCACTATTGCTTTTGGCATGGGCATCGACAAAAGTAATATTCGGTTTGTCGCGCATTATGATTTACCAAAATCAATTGAGAATTATGCCCAGGAAATCGGCCGAGCAGGGCGTGATGGCGCCAGTTCACAGTGCTTAGTGTTAGCCAATAACGATAATATCAATGTATTAGAGAACTTTGTTTACGGTGATACCCCTGAGCCGCAGGCGATTAAATACGTGCTGGCGCAAATCGCGCAGCACTCAAGTGCGCAATCAAGCCAACAGTCAGAGCAATGGGAAGTTATCGATCATAGCCTGTCTAGCGCGGCTAATATTCGTTTGCTAAGCTTGAAAACGTTATTGGTATATTTAGAAATTCTAGGGGTGATTAAACCGCTTTATAATTACTTTGCCGAGTATAAATACAAACAATTAGTGGCACAGCCGCAAATTGTGGATCAATTTAAGGGCGAGCGCGCTGACTTTGTACGCGCTATATTCGACAGTGCTGACAAGAAAAAACTTTGGGCTACGGTTAATTTCGATACCCTTAATAGCCAATATGCCAGTGAGCGCAGCCGAGTGGTTAGTGCGCTTGATTATATGGATCAGCAAGGATTGATTGAGCTGCAAACTAAACAGCTGACTCAGGTTTATCAGGTATTAGAATCGAACTTTGATCTTGAACAGCTTGCCGCTAAGCTGGCCAAACGCTTTATTGATAAAGAAACCAGCGAAATTGACCGAATTCATCAATTGTTGGCCTTTTTTGCCAGTGATAGCTGCTTGTCGCAGCAGTTATGCCATTACTTTGCCGATTCTCGACTTACCCAAGCCTGTGGTCATTGCTCAACGTGTGCTGGTTTGGTGGCTCAACTGCCGCCGGCGCCAGAGCTACCGCCATTAGCACAGTTAAACTTTAGCCAATTAACTCAAGCGATCAGTGACAAGCTCGGTGAGCAAGTTAGCGCGGTATTGTTGGCGCGGTTTTTGTGTGGCTTGCCAACCCCAATATTCACTCGCTTGCGGGCTCGTTCTTTAACGGGGTTTGCGCAGCTCGAACGTTATCGCTTTGCCGAGGTTAAGGAATGGGTTGCAACGCAATTTAATAGTAAAGGTTGA
- a CDS encoding aminotransferase class I/II-fold pyridoxal phosphate-dependent enzyme, with protein MKLESLALHHGYESESTTKAAAVPLYQTTSFTFDDTQHGADLFDLKVAGNIYTRIMNPTSSVLEQRVAAMEGGIGALAVASGMAAITYAIQCICEVGTNIVSTSQLYGGSYNLFAHTFPKQGIDVRMVSFDDFDGFERAIDANTRAIFCESIGNPAGNIVDIEKLAAIAHKHGLPLIVDNTVATPYLCRPFELGADIVVHSLTKYIGGHGTSIGGIIVDSGKFDWVANKERFAMMNEPDPSYHGVVYTEALGEAAYIGRCRVVPLRNTGAAISPFNSFLILQGLETLGLRMDRHCENAMALAHYLNSHEKIEWVNYAALPDSPYYEVCQKITGGRASGILSFGLKGGLEGGGKFIDGLKMILRLVNIGDAKSLACHPASTTHRQLNDQELAAAGVSRDLVRISVGIESIEDIIADVSQALDLV; from the coding sequence ATGAAGTTAGAATCGTTAGCACTACACCATGGATATGAGTCAGAATCAACCACCAAGGCTGCCGCGGTACCCTTGTATCAGACCACATCTTTTACCTTTGACGATACTCAGCATGGCGCTGATTTATTCGATCTTAAAGTTGCCGGTAATATTTATACCCGAATCATGAATCCAACCAGCAGTGTGCTTGAACAACGAGTCGCTGCAATGGAAGGCGGTATTGGTGCGTTGGCTGTCGCGTCGGGCATGGCCGCTATTACTTACGCTATTCAATGTATTTGCGAAGTGGGCACTAATATTGTCAGCACTAGCCAGCTTTATGGTGGCAGTTATAACCTGTTTGCTCATACCTTTCCCAAGCAAGGCATTGACGTGAGAATGGTCTCGTTTGATGACTTTGACGGTTTTGAGCGAGCGATTGATGCCAACACCCGCGCGATATTTTGTGAATCGATCGGCAACCCAGCAGGCAACATTGTTGATATTGAAAAATTAGCAGCAATTGCTCATAAACATGGCCTGCCATTGATTGTTGATAATACCGTGGCGACCCCATATTTATGTCGACCGTTTGAACTGGGCGCCGACATTGTGGTTCATTCATTAACCAAATATATTGGCGGTCATGGCACCTCTATTGGTGGCATTATTGTCGACTCTGGCAAGTTTGACTGGGTGGCCAACAAAGAACGCTTTGCGATGATGAACGAACCCGATCCGTCATATCATGGCGTGGTATATACCGAAGCCTTAGGCGAAGCGGCGTATATTGGTCGTTGTCGCGTAGTACCGCTACGAAATACTGGTGCGGCTATTTCACCTTTTAACTCGTTTTTAATTTTGCAGGGGCTGGAAACCTTAGGTTTACGGATGGATCGTCATTGTGAAAATGCGATGGCGCTAGCGCACTACTTGAATAGCCACGAAAAAATAGAATGGGTAAATTATGCCGCATTACCCGATAGTCCATATTATGAGGTGTGCCAGAAAATTACTGGTGGCCGAGCATCTGGAATTTTAAGTTTTGGCCTTAAAGGCGGTCTTGAAGGCGGCGGTAAATTTATTGATGGCCTCAAGATGATCTTACGTTTGGTCAATATTGGCGATGCTAAATCATTAGCCTGTCATCCGGCATCTACTACGCACCGTCAGCTCAATGATCAAGAATTAGCGGCAGCGGGTGTTAGCCGCGACTTAGTCCGTATTTCAGTCGGTATTGAGAGCATTGAAGATATTATCGCCGATGTGAGCCAAGCACTAGATTTAGTGTAA
- a CDS encoding multidrug effflux MFS transporter — protein sequence MTIQQCATSQQQTSHNDTRIIALMVLLVLFSPLAIDIYLPALPQISQDLGVSATLAQDTITWFMFSLGFGQLFAGPLADRYGRRPIALAGIAIYGLSSLLAWYAQHIELMLTARVIQGLGACATSVAAFAAVRDSFGAKRSGQMISYLNGAICFIPALAPIFGGWLTHQFGWRSNFSFMAAFALVSLVIISVYFKETRPAHTNTQGRLISLSRYFSVLKHPIFIFHACLCMLAMAVILAYVTSAPVLLMIEQGLTMAQFTGWFSLNAFFNIIACFTAPVFMAKYGSRPALILGLSVLIFSGLLMFGLSGINEPWAFMVPIFFSSIGFAWTLGSAAGTALAPFGDRAGTAAALLGLFQMSGASAIVGLLQRLDISPVMLLSLLMFSLLPGLLILLSEQGRQWHLIED from the coding sequence ATGACGATTCAACAATGCGCGACAAGCCAACAACAAACCAGCCACAATGATACCCGGATTATCGCACTAATGGTGTTACTGGTGTTATTTAGCCCGTTGGCGATCGACATCTATCTACCGGCGCTGCCGCAAATTAGCCAAGACTTAGGTGTGTCAGCGACTTTAGCGCAAGATACTATTACTTGGTTTATGTTCAGCCTTGGTTTTGGGCAGCTATTTGCAGGCCCTTTAGCCGATCGTTATGGCCGCAGGCCCATCGCTTTAGCAGGTATTGCAATTTATGGTCTTAGCTCATTATTAGCTTGGTATGCCCAACATATTGAGCTAATGCTAACAGCCCGAGTTATTCAAGGGCTCGGCGCTTGTGCGACCTCGGTAGCCGCTTTTGCTGCGGTTCGCGACAGCTTTGGCGCCAAGCGCAGTGGTCAAATGATCAGCTACCTTAACGGCGCTATTTGTTTTATTCCGGCCTTAGCCCCAATTTTTGGTGGCTGGTTAACTCACCAATTTGGCTGGCGCTCTAACTTTAGTTTCATGGCTGCCTTTGCGCTCGTTAGCTTGGTCATCATTAGTGTTTACTTTAAAGAAACTCGCCCAGCCCATACTAATACTCAAGGTCGCTTGATTAGTCTTAGTCGCTACTTTAGTGTACTTAAACACCCTATATTTATTTTTCATGCTTGTTTATGCATGTTAGCGATGGCTGTTATTTTAGCCTATGTTACTTCGGCTCCAGTATTGTTAATGATTGAGCAGGGATTAACGATGGCCCAGTTTACGGGCTGGTTTAGCCTTAACGCCTTCTTTAATATTATCGCGTGTTTTACCGCCCCGGTGTTCATGGCCAAGTACGGTTCTCGCCCAGCATTAATTCTAGGTTTAAGCGTATTAATATTTTCTGGCTTGCTGATGTTTGGTTTAAGCGGCATCAACGAACCCTGGGCCTTTATGGTACCAATATTTTTCTCATCAATCGGCTTTGCTTGGACCTTGGGTTCTGCTGCGGGTACCGCATTGGCACCCTTTGGTGACAGAGCCGGTACTGCCGCGGCATTGTTGGGATTATTTCAAATGAGTGGCGCGAGTGCGATTGTTGGTTTATTACAGCGATTGGACATAAGCCCGGTGATGTTATTGTCATTACTGATGTTTTCTTTATTACCGGGTTTACTGATTTTGTTGTCTGAACAAGGACGGCAATGGCACCTGATAGAAGATTAA
- a CDS encoding LysE family translocator, with protein MDLNTLLVFGLASLSINLIPGPDVVYIVSNTMKGQLKLGIEAALGLGVGYLLHTVAAVLGLSALILSSTLLFNIVKYIGAAYLLYLGISSILNAYRGQSSFIAKDSVNDSTSQNVFKQGVIVSIFNPKVAMFFLAFLPQFIDITSATATKELVVLGLLFTVLATGCNVVYACLGHVMFNNAQALKYARGIEAGSGFILLGLGTKVALSDH; from the coding sequence ATGGATCTTAATACGTTGCTGGTGTTTGGACTGGCATCATTATCAATTAACTTAATTCCCGGTCCCGATGTTGTTTATATTGTGTCAAATACCATGAAAGGGCAGCTAAAATTAGGTATTGAGGCTGCGTTAGGCCTAGGCGTTGGTTACTTGCTGCATACGGTAGCTGCAGTCTTGGGCTTGTCGGCGTTAATCCTCAGCTCGACCTTGCTGTTTAACATTGTTAAATATATCGGCGCGGCCTATTTATTGTATTTAGGGATTTCATCAATACTCAACGCCTATCGTGGCCAATCTAGCTTTATCGCTAAAGACAGTGTCAACGACAGCACCAGCCAAAATGTTTTTAAGCAGGGGGTTATTGTTAGTATCTTTAATCCGAAAGTAGCAATGTTCTTTTTAGCCTTTTTACCGCAGTTTATTGATATAACGTCAGCGACGGCGACTAAAGAATTGGTGGTGCTTGGTTTGTTATTTACGGTGTTAGCGACTGGTTGTAATGTTGTTTATGCGTGTTTGGGCCATGTTATGTTTAATAATGCCCAAGCGTTGAAGTACGCGAGAGGCATTGAAGCGGGATCTGGTTTTATCTTGCTTGGTTTAGGCACTAAAGTCGCGTTGAGCGATCATTAA
- a CDS encoding AAC(3) family N-acetyltransferase, with amino-acid sequence MKALLQLTKDSVKKVLKAVHRIRRQFEVKNSAKTITLEQLITDIAKLGIKKGDTLFVHSSLKSLGYVEGGPRTLIEALYQVVSPSGTIIFPTYYLPGGTIYATCKMEDYIFDPRKHGTNIGRLPEAVLKYPGVERSLHPTHSVSAIGANSKFITEAHHLAPSVFGEGSPWARFLELKGKVLGLGVSMGPITFYHMLEDSLADDFPLPVRMAECQLKCRNENNEVIEVPIRPLDIDFLPRRIDNKGRSDLREYFWQEFTSKELLTIAQVGQSTSWAIDGNDFYRHLERLNDEGITIYATPEQLAARPI; translated from the coding sequence ATGAAAGCATTGTTACAGTTAACTAAAGACAGCGTTAAAAAAGTACTTAAAGCTGTACATCGGATTCGTCGCCAGTTTGAAGTAAAAAATAGCGCAAAAACTATTACGCTTGAACAGTTAATTACAGATATTGCGAAATTAGGGATAAAAAAAGGCGATACCTTATTTGTTCACTCTTCTTTAAAAAGTTTGGGTTATGTCGAAGGAGGGCCACGCACTTTAATTGAAGCGCTTTATCAGGTGGTATCGCCATCGGGCACCATTATATTTCCGACCTACTATCTGCCAGGCGGAACTATTTATGCCACCTGTAAAATGGAAGATTATATCTTTGACCCGCGTAAACATGGCACTAATATTGGGCGCTTGCCTGAAGCTGTTTTGAAATACCCAGGAGTTGAGCGCAGTTTACATCCCACTCATTCTGTATCTGCGATCGGGGCAAATAGTAAATTTATCACCGAAGCTCATCATTTGGCTCCTTCGGTCTTTGGTGAAGGTTCACCCTGGGCTCGATTTCTTGAACTAAAAGGCAAGGTTTTAGGTTTGGGTGTATCGATGGGACCGATCACCTTTTATCATATGCTCGAAGACAGCTTAGCTGATGACTTTCCTTTGCCGGTCCGAATGGCCGAATGTCAGCTTAAATGTCGTAACGAAAATAATGAGGTGATTGAAGTGCCTATCCGTCCGTTAGATATCGATTTTTTGCCGCGGCGCATTGATAATAAAGGACGCAGTGATCTTCGTGAGTACTTTTGGCAAGAGTTCACCAGTAAAGAGCTATTAACGATTGCTCAGGTTGGACAGTCAACTTCGTGGGCGATTGACGGCAATGATTTTTATCGTCATTTAGAAAGGTTGAATGACGAAGGTATTACTATTTATGCGACGCCAGAGCAATTAGCCGCACGACCCATTTGA
- the rbsD gene encoding D-ribose pyranase — protein MKKNSLINAELSHLVARLGHTDEITICDAGLPIPAITQRIDLALIPGVPTFIATVKAVLSEMQIEGVILAKELSSISPELHQQLLDVIANEQALTDNKIVISYIDHEQFKQQTHASKAVIRTGECTPYANVIFQSGVAF, from the coding sequence ATGAAGAAAAACTCACTCATTAATGCCGAGCTGTCTCACCTAGTAGCACGGCTTGGTCATACTGATGAAATTACGATCTGTGATGCGGGTTTACCGATCCCAGCTATAACGCAACGGATTGATCTTGCCCTTATCCCTGGGGTGCCAACTTTTATCGCGACTGTCAAAGCGGTATTGAGTGAGATGCAAATAGAGGGTGTGATATTAGCTAAAGAGTTGAGCAGTATCAGCCCTGAACTGCATCAACAGTTGCTAGATGTTATTGCCAATGAGCAAGCATTAACGGATAACAAAATTGTGATCTCTTATATCGACCATGAGCAATTTAAGCAGCAGACTCACGCGAGCAAAGCGGTGATCCGTACTGGAGAATGTACCCCTTATGCGAATGTTATTTTTCAATCAGGCGTAGCTTTTTAG
- the rbsA gene encoding ribose ABC transporter ATP-binding protein RbsA: MTQPILKLSGIVKSFPGVKALDNACLNVYPGRVMAVLGENGAGKSTLMKVLTGIYSIDQGEIYYQGQVVSFDGPRHSQAVGISIIHQELNLLPELTIAENIFLGREKTNAFGGIKWAQMYQDADALLQRLNVKHSSRQLLGELSLGEQQMVEIAKALSFKSRVIIMDEPTDALTETETQSLFQVIKELRNDGCGVVYISHRLKEIFEICDDITVLRDGKFIAQTQVTDIDEDGLIEMMVGRRLDELYPRVDADHGTTCLEVKNLNAPGLNDISFSLDHGEILGISGLMGAGRTELMKTIYGALARQSGEVIIDGKSICPKTPLEGLANGIAYISEDRKGDGLILGLSVKENMSLCALKQLSKGVQLDHAKEVAAVEDFIGLFNIKTPSREQIIGNLSGGNQQKVAIAKGLMTQPKVLILDEPTRGVDVGAKKEIYQLINQFKAKGMSIILVSSEMPEILGMSDRILVMHQGGISGEFMADHATQEKLMACAVGKNINEVAQ, encoded by the coding sequence ATGACGCAACCAATTTTAAAACTCAGTGGCATTGTAAAATCATTTCCAGGGGTTAAAGCGCTCGATAATGCGTGTCTTAATGTCTACCCTGGCCGAGTCATGGCTGTGCTTGGTGAAAATGGCGCTGGTAAGTCAACTTTAATGAAAGTGTTGACCGGAATTTATTCGATTGATCAGGGCGAGATTTATTATCAGGGCCAAGTGGTAAGTTTTGATGGTCCGCGCCATTCTCAGGCGGTGGGCATTAGTATTATTCATCAAGAGCTCAACTTGTTGCCCGAGCTGACCATTGCTGAAAATATCTTCTTAGGGCGTGAAAAAACCAATGCCTTTGGCGGCATAAAGTGGGCCCAAATGTATCAGGACGCCGATGCCTTATTGCAGCGGTTAAATGTTAAACACAGCTCGCGTCAATTATTGGGTGAACTGAGTTTAGGAGAGCAGCAAATGGTAGAAATTGCCAAAGCGCTCTCATTTAAATCACGGGTCATCATCATGGATGAGCCAACCGATGCATTAACCGAGACCGAAACTCAATCGTTATTTCAGGTCATCAAGGAATTACGTAATGATGGCTGTGGCGTTGTGTATATTTCGCATCGACTAAAAGAGATTTTTGAGATTTGTGACGATATTACCGTATTACGTGATGGCAAGTTTATTGCCCAAACCCAGGTAACCGACATCGATGAAGACGGCTTAATCGAAATGATGGTTGGCCGTCGCTTAGACGAATTATATCCCCGGGTTGACGCGGATCATGGCACTACTTGCCTCGAGGTGAAAAACCTTAACGCACCTGGCCTTAATGATATTAGTTTTAGTTTAGATCATGGCGAGATCCTCGGGATCTCTGGCTTGATGGGCGCTGGTCGAACCGAGCTAATGAAAACGATCTACGGGGCGCTTGCTCGTCAGTCAGGCGAAGTTATTATCGACGGTAAGTCTATCTGTCCGAAAACACCGCTCGAAGGTTTGGCCAATGGTATTGCTTATATATCGGAAGATCGAAAAGGCGATGGCTTAATTTTGGGCTTGTCGGTTAAAGAAAATATGTCTCTTTGCGCCTTAAAGCAGCTATCGAAAGGCGTTCAGCTCGATCATGCCAAAGAAGTTGCGGCGGTCGAAGATTTTATTGGTTTATTTAATATAAAAACGCCAAGTCGTGAGCAAATAATTGGTAATTTGTCCGGAGGCAATCAACAAAAAGTGGCAATAGCCAAGGGGTTAATGACTCAGCCTAAGGTACTTATTCTTGATGAGCCAACCCGTGGGGTAGATGTCGGCGCGAAGAAGGAAATTTATCAGTTAATTAACCAGTTTAAAGCCAAAGGCATGAGCATTATTTTGGTGTCGTCAGAAATGCCGGAAATTCTGGGCATGAGTGATCGTATTTTAGTGATGCATCAAGGCGGTATCAGCGGTGAATTTATGGCCGACCATGCAACGCAGGAAAAACTGATGGCGTGCGCCGTTGGTAAAAATATTAATGAGGTAGCACAATGA